Below is a genomic region from Gigantopelta aegis isolate Gae_Host chromosome 1, Gae_host_genome, whole genome shotgun sequence.
gaacgaatattagccttgatttatgaagatgaacAAGACTCGAGTTCGCTCATACAAGTGATAATGTAGGACATTAACTTCAACAGTTAACTAATCAGCaatacaagttacacaataattatatgctTATGCGCTAGTTTCTCCTTTTATTCTGACCgaccgtccgtccgtccatcggTCACAATACTGAACGTATCAACCGCTTTCTAAATGCAGTAAAATGGCATGGgtttggcattcatgttcagcgcaccggcctcggtggcgtcgtggttaggacatcggtctacaggctggtaggtactgggttcggatcccagtcgaggcatgggatttttaatccagataccgactccaaaccctgaatgagtgctccgcaaggctcaatgggtaggtgtaaaactacttgcaccgaccagtgatccataactggttcaacaaaggccatggtttgtgctatcctgcctgtaggaagcgcaaataaaagatatcttgctgctaatcagaaagagtaatccatgtagtggcgacagcgggtttcctctcaaactctgtgtggtccttaaccatatgtctgacgccatataaccgtaaataaaatgtgttgagtgcgtcgttaaataaaacatttctttctttcatgttcagcgctgaaattaagatgcataatgctattttactttattccttaatctcatcatcatctagtataagtgtcgggtactcgggtccgagTCGaatttgaccctcgagtactcgagtccaatttgtggactcgtggaggccctaactaagacagcttaaaaaaaaatctgggtcCTAAACTCACCCGTCTTGGCGTCACGATAGCTGCCGACTGGCGCCTGTAGCGCGCTGAACATGAGCGACAATTCCTCATTCTTCAGCCCTGGGGTCAGCCGAGCCTTGTCCGCGCCGTCGTCGACCACCTCGAAGGCGGCGTTGTTTTCCGCGCGCATCTTGCGCACCTCCGTCTGCGTGGGACGTCCTCGTCGCCGCAGGTAACGTCGCAGTTTGGCCACGCAGTAGATGGCGGAACAGCCGCCGTAGATGATGATCATGGCTGGGAGAACCAGATACGTCGCCTTGTTGTAGTCACTGGCGAAGAAGCGCTCCAGGTCGCTGGAGTACGTCTTCTCCGTCGAGCCAGGCGGCGTCGTCGGTGTTGTTGTGGTCgtagttgtagcagtagtagtactattGCCTGTCGTACTACGGATGTTTATGACAGCGAGGAAAAGCACATAACCTGGAAACAATGAGTAAAGGAAAAGCTGTGAGAAGCTTTCAAAGTACATGGTGTGACCTTTATATttagggatggggggggggggggggcgtatatggtatgtgctgtcctgtctgtgggatggtgcatataaaatatcccttgctactaatggaaaaatgtagcgggtttttccCCTCTaactgtcaaaatgtttgacattcaatagctgatgattaataaatcgacatGCTCTAGTaacgtcgttaaacaaaagaaactttaactttgtattcaGGTGCAAACGACCACTGACGTAGCCAGGTAGAGAGGGCCATGCCACCAAGCACACCTCCCCACCCCAGCTATGACGCGGTTTATAGACAATGTGGGTgctcacaccccccccccccccccccacacacacacacacactcatcaATGCGAGCGTGAGAGTTGTAGAGGTTTAGATTAGTTCGAACCTACCGACTAAAATTGATTACTGATTTTAAagcactcagtacattttatttacggttatatggcgtcggacatatggttatggacatattgagggaggaaacccgctgtcgccaccccATGGGCCACTCccctcttttatatgcaccatcccatatacaggagcgagaaatagcccaatgggcccactgacggggatcgttcccgaactgaccgcgcatcaagcgagcgttttaccactgggctacatctcacccctggactaacagagactttttatcgattgtaattacatatcaaaatgtttttctgcatataatattagtggctgtatattaaacgtgtttctgattgttctaatatttgtactaggttaaatttcattttatttcctaaaatatatatttttttcgtgcgtacgaaattatttgaagacaaaatccagcttgggcttcttacaaatacgaagacgaccagaaacacattgaatacacaaacactgatattataaaatagaaaatatatttaatatttaagtttaatcgtagaaatatgttattagtcggaaatattttAACAGA
It encodes:
- the LOC121372514 gene encoding uncharacterized protein LOC121372514, giving the protein MVRKKMFKLATCYVLFLAVINIRSTTGNSTTTATTTTTTTPTTPPGSTEKTYSSDLERFFASDYNKATYLVLPAMIIIYGGCSAIYCVAKLRRYLRRRGRPTQTEVRKMRAENNAAFEVVDDGADKARLTPGLKNEELSLMFSALQAPVGSYRDAKTGDRSWSAEKSVAVEVSKMDSQIKQAMEMISNVTYGIKEKRVRQLRSKPDVLPTMEENLVPIKKKRKFKQKTYLA